One Xyrauchen texanus isolate HMW12.3.18 chromosome 2, RBS_HiC_50CHRs, whole genome shotgun sequence genomic window carries:
- the mrpl46 gene encoding 39S ribosomal protein L46, mitochondrial has product MAAPLWRVCRPLLRIINGSGTLNLGVRHLSSSKNQCCAQSLRTASPWELHGAVCLQRLPVISQDRNPLEEKFMELMHQMELERSLLSDHELRLMEDAARMSRKQEDDYDSDEEEDYGGKEIVTAQDLEDTWEQQLKQFQPALRSNVVDKTDVSSSERCLADSLILLVKKDIGSQKLWLLPQIQWQTGETLRQTADRALASLPGADLKATVLGNAPCGFYKYKYPKDIQKKGNVGAKVFFFKAVLSSHKHLPLEKNSFAWVKKDELQDFLKPEYLKQVNRFIMGL; this is encoded by the exons ATGGCGGCGCCCTTATGGAGAGTCTGTCGGCCATTATTGAGAATAATAAATGGATCAGGGACATTAAACTTAGGGGTACGACATTTGTCTTCTTCTAAGAATCAATGTTGTGCGCAAAGTCTCAGAACTGCATCTCCCTGGGAACTGCATGGAGCTGTATGTCTGCAGAGGCTGCCAGTGATCTCTCAAGACAGGAACCCACTAGAGGAGAAGTTCATGGAATTAATGCATCAG ATGGAGTTAGAGAGAAGTCTGCTTTCAGACCATGAGTTGAGACTCATGGAGGATGCAGCACGTATGAGTCGGAAACAGGAAGATGACTATGATTCAGATGAGGAGGAGGATTATGGAGGCAAAGAAATTGTTACAGCACAAGATCTGGAGGATACATGGGAACAGCAACTGAAGCAGTTTCAACCTGCTCTGAGGTCCAATG TTGTTGACAAGACAGATGTGAGTTCTTCAGAGCGTTGTTTAGCAGACAGCCTGATCTTGCTGGTGAAAAAGGATATTGGCAGTCAAAAGCTCTGGCTCTTGCCTCAGATACAGTGGCAGACTGGTGAGACGCTTCGACAGACAGCCGATCGTGCCCTTGCAAGTCTACCAG GTGCAGATCTGAAGGCTACTGTCCTTGGCAATGCACCCTGTGGattttacaaatacaaatacccGAAAGACATTCAGAAGAAGGGCAATGTTGGAGCCAAAGTGTTTTTCTTCAAAGCTGTGCTGTCCAGCCATAAGCACTTACCCCTTGAGAAAAATTCATTTGCCTGGGTGAAAAAAGATGAACTCCAGGACTTCCTGAAGCCAGAGTACCTGAAACAAGTCAACCGCTTCATAATGGGTCTGTAA